A genomic segment from Lutibacter sp. A80 encodes:
- a CDS encoding metalloregulator ArsR/SmtB family transcription factor, which produces MKPNLQNSITIFKALSEITRLKIIWLLINMDSKICVSEIIEVLKEPQYNVSRHLRILSKAGLLEENKEGKWVYYFIKKTDGEFIKHIKNAVSVISENDMLVEMQRCKQLLITREK; this is translated from the coding sequence ATGAAACCTAATTTACAAAATAGTATTACCATATTTAAAGCATTATCAGAAATTACGCGTCTTAAAATTATATGGTTATTGATTAATATGGATTCTAAAATTTGTGTTTCTGAAATTATTGAAGTTCTAAAAGAACCTCAATACAACGTTTCTCGTCACTTAAGAATCCTTAGTAAAGCAGGTTTACTTGAAGAAAATAAAGAAGGAAAATGGGTTTATTATTTTATAAAAAAAACAGATGGTGAATTTATTAAACATATTAAAAATGCAGTAAGTGTAATTTCAGAAAATGATATGCTTGTTGAAATGCAACGCTGTAAACAACTACTTATAACTAGAGAAAAATAG